The region GCCTGGGAGTGGAATTTGTTTTGTCCGGTGGATGTTCCGTTTGTGCCTCGGGTGGCTTGGGAGAGGATTGTTGCGCGGGCGGCGGAGGGTGGGTGTGTGGCGGTGATGGCTCGGGTGAATGGGGAGGTGCAGCCGCTTTGTGCGGCTTATGCGAAGGGTTCGGTGGGGGCTATGCGGGCTTTTTTGGCGACGGGGCGCGGGAGGGTTACGGCGGCGGCGGAGAGTTCGGGTGTGGTGGCTCATGTGGATTTTGAGGAGGTGGAGTGGTTCAGGAATGCGAATACTCCGGAGGAGTTTGCGGAGTTGATGGATGATGGTGAGTAGCTGGATGGTGTGGGTGCATCCAATGAGGGACAGGTGACTGATGGCGCATGATGACGAGCAGGGCGGGACGGGAGTTCCTGATAACGAGCCGGAGCAGAAGGTTCCAGGCAGTGAGGCGGAACAACGTGGGGACGTGGATGGGGAGACTCCGTTGACGGCCGAGGTTTCGCCCGATGTGGCTGAGGCTGTGGGTGAGTTCATGGAGCGGGCCGCGGCGCAGAATGAGGCCGCTGCGGAGGAGATTCCGGATACGAAGAACCACAAGCCGGGGTCTTATATCTCGTTTGAGAAGGTGTCGAAGTCTTTTGGGGCGTTCGACGTGCTGAAGAGTGTGAGCTTTTGCGTGAATCCTGGGGAGACGCTTTGCATTCTGGGGCGAAGCGGGGTGGGGAAGTCGGTTTCACTGCAGATGCTGCTCGGGTTTCTTAGAGCTGACTCGGGGACGGTGCGGATTGCGGGGGAGGATGTGACGAACTTCAGCGAGAAGCAAATGCAGGCGATCCGACGGAAGGTGACGATGGTGTTTCA is a window of Granulicella tundricola MP5ACTX9 DNA encoding:
- the mobA gene encoding molybdenum cofactor guanylyltransferase, translated to MEVAGFLLAGGLSSRMGRDKALLELGGETLVARGVRTLGEVCVDVAICGRVELGPFGRVVVDEEAGRGPLGGIVAGLSQTAWEWNLFCPVDVPFVPRVAWERIVARAAEGGCVAVMARVNGEVQPLCAAYAKGSVGAMRAFLATGRGRVTAAAESSGVVAHVDFEEVEWFRNANTPEEFAELMDDGE
- a CDS encoding ABC transporter ATP-binding protein, giving the protein MAHDDEQGGTGVPDNEPEQKVPGSEAEQRGDVDGETPLTAEVSPDVAEAVGEFMERAAAQNEAAAEEIPDTKNHKPGSYISFEKVSKSFGAFDVLKSVSFCVNPGETLCILGRSGVGKSVSLQMLLGFLRADSGTVRIAGEDVTNFSEKQMQAIRRKVTMVFQNGALFDSITVGENVAFPLRERGDMEEDQIYQVVKGLLEMVGVAGMDHLLPSDLSTGMKRSVAIARALAAQPEAVLYDEPTTMVDPLMAHLLGNLIERLKQQLHLTSIVVTHDMRFAKKLADRVVFLHEGEAKFFGTMEEMEKSDDPVLREFLTLDELVLPA